One Catenulispora sp. EB89 genomic window, AACAGGGCCTCATGGACGATACATCCGCGAAGACTGGTCTTCCGAAGCAGATCAAAGCGTGTCTGTTCGATCTGGACGGTGTGCTCACCGAGACGGCGACGGTGCATGCCAGGGCGTGGAAGGAGATGTTCGACGCGTTCTTGCGTTCGCGTCCTGGGCCTTTCGTGCCGTTCGATCCGGTGGCGGACTACGACACATATGTCGATGGCAAGACTCGGGCCGATGGGACACGGTCGTTTTTGGCGTCCCGGCACATCGAGCTGCCGGATGGCTCTCCCGATGACCCGCCGAGTGCCGAGACGGTCAACGGGTTGGGCAACGCCAAGAACGAGATCGTCTTGCGGCTGCTGGACTCCGACGGGGTGCACGTCTACGCCGGTTCGGTCCGGTATCTGAAGGCTGTTCAGGCGGCGGGGCTGCATCGGGCGGTGGTGTCCTCCAGCGCCAACTGCGAAAGCGTGCTCAAGGCTGCGGGGATCGCTGACCTGTTCGAAGTTCGCGTCGACGGGGTCACCATCGAGAAGGAGCATCTGCCGGGCAAGCCGGCTCCGGACACGTACCTGGCCGCGGCGGAGGCCTTGGGTGTGAAGCCCGATGAGGCCGCGGTGTTCGAGGACGCCTTGGCGGGCGTGCGGGCCGGGGAGGCCGGCAAGTTCGGGTTCGTGGTGGGCGTCGATCGCGCGGGGCAGGCTCAGGCGTTGCGGGATGCCGGTGCTGACACGGTCGTGACCGACTTGGCTGAGCTGTTGGGCAAGGCGGATCAGTCGTGATTCAGCATCCGTCGTATGCGGTGGAGCCGTGGAGTCTGCGGGAGACGGAGCTGGGCCTGGATGTGCTGGGTCAGAGCGAGTCGGTGTTCGCTTTGGGGAATGGGCATATCGGGTGGCGGGGGAATCTGGATGAGGGTGAGCCGCATGGCCTGCCCGGGTCGTATCTGAACGGCGTGTACGAGTCGCGGCCGTTGCCCTATGCCGAGGCCGGATACGGCGACCCTGAAGCCGGTCAGACGGTCATCAACGTGACCAATGGCAAGGTGATCCGGCTGATGGTCGACGATTCGCCGTTCGACCTGCGGTATGGCCGCTGTTTGGGGCATGAGCGGGTTCTGGACTTCCGGACTGGCTTGCTGGAGCGGGAGGTGGAGTGGGAGTCGCCGGCCGGTAAGCGGGTGAAGGTGCGTTCGGCGCGCATGGTGTCGTTGGTGCAGCGTTCAGTGGCGGCGATCGTCTATGAGGTGGAGGCTGTCGATTCCGAGCTGTGGGTGGTCATCCAGTCCGAGTTGGTCGCCAACGAGGAGATTCCGCGGGCTGCCGCTGATCCCCGAGCCGCAGCCGTGTTGGAGGCGCCTTTGCAGCCGGAGGAGCACAGCAGTCGTCCGGCGGGAGGGGTGCTGGTGCACCGGACCGCGGTTAGCGGGCTGCGGGTCGCTGCGGCGATGGACCATCAGGTGCAGGCGCTGCCGTCGTTGCCGTCGCTGAAAGAGACTGTGGAGTGCTTCGAGGACCTGGCTCGGTACACCGTCACGGCGATGCTTCAGCCGGGGGAGCGGTTGCGGCTGATCAAATACGTTTCCTACGGCTGGTCTCAAGCTCGTTCAGAGCCTGCGGTTCGGGCTCAGGCTGAGGCCGCGCTGGCTGGTGCCGTCCAGACTGGCTGGGACGGTTTGGTCGCCGAGCAGCGTGCGTATCTGGATGATTTCTGGGCCCGCGCTGACGTCGAGGTGGAGGGCGACGCCGAGATCCAGCAGGCGGTGCGGTTCGCGTTGTTCCATGTGTTGCAGGCCGGCGCCAGGGCCGAGGGCCGGGCCATCCCGGCCAAGGGCCTGACCGGCACCGGATACGACGGCCACGCGTTCTGGGACACCGAGACTTTTGTTCTGCCGGTGCTGACATACACCGTCCCGCACGCCGCCGCCGACGCCCTGCGCTGGCGCTGCGACACCCTGCCCCAGGCGTTGGAGCGCGCCCGGCAGTTGGGCCTGAAAGGCGCCGCGTTCCCCTGGCGCACCATCACCGGCGCCGAATGCTCCGGATACTGGCCGGCCGGCACCGCCGCCTTCCACGTCGGCGCCGACATCGCCGACGCCGTCACCCGCTACATCAGCGCCACCGGCGACACCGAATTCGAAAAAACCACCGGCCTGGAACTACTCATCCACACCGCCCGACTGTGGCGCTCACTAGGCCACCACGACCCCCAAGGCCGATTCCGCATCGACGGCGTCACCGGACCCGATGAATACTCCGCCATCGCCGACAATAACGTCTACACAAACCTGATGGCCCAACACAACCTCACCTGCGCCGCGCAGGTCGCCGAACGCTACCCCGACAAAGCCCTCCACCACGGCGTCGACGCCGAAGAAGCCGCCTCCTGGCGCGACGCCGCCACAGCCATGTACATCCCCTACGACCCCGCCACCGGCATCCACCCCCAATCCGACGGCTTCACCACCCACGAAACCTGGGACTTCACCAACACCACCCCCGAGCAATACCCCCTCCTACTGCACTTCCCCTACTTCGACCTCTACCGCAAACAAGTCGTCAAACAAGCCGACCTGGTCCTGGCCATGCACCTCCGCCCCGCCGCCTTCACCGACGAGCAGAAAACCCGCAACTTCGACTACTACGAAACCCTCACCGTCCGCGACTCCTCCCTATCAGCCTGCAGCCAAGCCGTCATCGCCGCCGAAGTCGGACACCTCCAACTCGCAGGCGACTACCTCGCCGAAGCCGCCCTCATGGACCTCGACGACCTGGAACACAACACCCGCGACGGACTCCACATGGCCTCCCTCGCCGGCTCCTGGATCGCCCTCGTCGCAGGACTCGCCGGCATGCGTGAACACAACGGCACCCTCTGCTTCAAACCACGACTCCCCGCAGGGATTACGCGGCTGGCTGTCAACCTGTGCGTGCGTGGCAGTCGACTGCGGGTCGAGGTGACGGGGGATGCTGTCAGCTATCAGCTCGTTGAGGGGGATGCGCTGCATCTGCTGCATCATGACGAACCTATTGAGGTTGGCGAAGGCGCGTCGGTTACCAGGGCGATTCCGCGGATAGCGCCGACCACGCCGCCTCGCCAGCCGGTCGGGCGCGCGCCGCTGCGTCGGGAGGCGACGGGATGAACTGGGCGGGGGCTGGTGTGGGGGTCTGTGTTGGGGTGCGGTGAACCGCTCCGGGTTTGGTCCGGACTCGATCTTTTTGGAAGGATCGAGTCGTTATGTCGAACAGGAAGCCATACCCCGCTGATCTGCGGGATCGGGCGGTACGCCTGGTGTTAGAGACCGAGGACCAGTACCCATCCCGGGACGCGGCGGTCAAGTCCATCGCGGCCAAGCTCGGGATCGGGACGGCCCAGTCGCTGCGGAACTGGGTGCGTCAGGCCGAGGTCGATGCCGGCGCCAGGCCCGGGGTCAGCACCGCGGAAGCTGCCCGGATCAAGGCGTTGGAGCGGGAGAACGCCGAGCTGCGCCGGGCCAATGAGATCCTCAAAGCAGCAGCCAGTTTCTTCGCGGCCGAGCTCGACCGGCCACATCGACGCTCGTGAGATTCATCGACGAGCACCGGGACCGCTTCGGCGGCGTCGAGCCGATATGCACCACGCTCACCACGCACGGCTGCCCGATCGCCCCATCCACCTACTACAAGTTCAAGAAACGGCCTGTCTCGGCCCGGGCCCTACGCGATGCCGAGCTCAAGGCCCTCATCGCGCAGGTCCATGCCGACAACTACGGCGTGTACGGGGTGCGCAAAGTGTGGCGTCAGCTGCAGCGGCAAGGCCACCAGGTCGCCCGCTGCACCGTGGAACGTCTGATGCGCGAGCTGGGCCTGTTCGGTGTGGTGCGCGGCAAGAAGGTCCGCACCACGATCTGCGATCCGGCGGCCGAACGGGCCCCGGATCTGGTCAAGCGGGCGTTCGTCGCCGCAGCCCCGAACCGAGTCTGGGTCGCGGACTTCACACACGTGGCCGCGCACGCCGGCATCGTCTATGTGGCCTTCGTCGTGGACACCTACTCCCGCCGGATCGTGGGCTGGTCTGCGGCCACCAACAAGCGCACGCCCCTGGTGCTGGCCGCCTTGGAGATGGGCATATGGCAGCGTGACCGTGCCGGGCAGGAGCGCAACGGCCTCATCCATCACTCGGATGCTGGATCGCAGTACACCAGCTTCCGCCTCGCGGCCCACCTTGCAGGCGAAGGCATCGCCGCCTCCATCGGCACCGTCGGCGACGCCCTGGACAACGCACTCATGGAGTCGACGATCGGGCTCTACAAGACCGAACTGATCAAACGCCTCGGTCCCTGGCGCACCCTGACCGACGTCGAACTGGCCACCGCCGAATGGACCGACTGGTACAACAACCACCGTCTACACGGTGAGATAGGCCACGTCCCACCAACTGAATACGAGACAGCCTTCTACCAAAACCAGCAAACAGCCAAGCTCACAACCCAAACCTAGAGTCTGGACCGAAGCCGGGGCGGTTCAGCGGTGCGGTGCGGGTTGTCTGTGGTTTTACAGGCGGTTTTTACGGCCTCGCCTAAGCCTAGGCAAACGCGATCCGCGTCGCGCCGACCAGAAACACCGCTGCGAGGAAGGCGAACCCGAACACCGCCGGCGCGACTCGATCCGGACGAGAGGTCTTCCCTGTGGGAAACGCAGCTGCTGCCCACATCCCGCACAGCGTGAAGAAGCTGAGGAGTATGAGGAAGTAGACGGCAATCCCGGTCCCTTGCCGCGAGTTCCGGCCGTCTGCGGCAACCAGGGTTGTCACACTGGTGACCAGGATCGCGATGGTCGCCACCAATGGCACTGCCCACCAGCGCGGCGTTCGCGGGTAGTCAACGGCCGGCGATGTGTTTTTGAGGACCATGAGACCCCTCCCACGTCTTGACCATGAGCGCAGACGGCACCGCCGTCGCTCAGCTCATGGCGCAGATTGTAACGGCACGCCCCCATCCGGCGCCGGTGGCGCTGCGGAGGACTCTGAACCGCAGCCGCTCGGCAGCCTCCTCGCAACCTGATGGGAGCGCATGCCGGGAAACGATCACAAGGGCCCGCGCGACGCAGCGGGGCGGCGTCCGGGCCGGTGGCTCCGGCCAGCCGCCCGCGCGGCATGCGGCCTTTGGCCGGTCCGCGCGACCGAACTACACGCTCACCACAAGGGACAGCCGCTTGCCAGCCGAACCTGCCAGTACGGGCGGGCCCGGTACCGGTCGGTGCGGGCATGCAGATACCTTCACCGGGAACCAAGCCGCCTGCCACAGATCAGTAGAGACGCAGCACGCCGTCCGGGTCGGCCTGGACCACGAAGTCCTGGAACCACATTTTGGTACTGGTCAGGTTGTTCTCGATCATTTGCACGGCCGACGGGATGATCCGCAGCGTGGCAACGGGTGGCTGCGTGACGTCAAGACCGATGGCGACGAGCGGATGCTCGGGATTCCGGATGGTGACCGCGTCGACAACGAACAGGACCGAGTGCCTGTGGCGGTTGGGAAGGTGGGCTGTGAGCCGGTCGGGAGGCAGATCCGCGAACGCGCGATCCTCACAGATGTCGATGTGCGCTGTGAAGCCTTCCACTGTTGGCGCCCGTACCGCAGCGATCACCGCGAGCCAGGCATCGTCGTCGGAGAAATCGGTGCGGATGAGCAACGCTCCATGAAGGAAATGAGGCAGTAGTGGAAGCGCGCGGCCCTGGTCGTCGGGAATCCGGTCGAGCCCGTGTGCCCGCTCGTACCGAGCTATAAGATCGCTCGGAATGCGACCGCGATCCGAGATCTCCACACCATTCCGCCTCAGCCAAGCTCGCACAGTGCGGGCGTCTAAGCGGGTATCTGTCGGCTCAGGCATGCCGCGAGCCTAGCCATCGCCGCCGACAGCCTGGCCCGCCCTGCACACAGCACTACCGGACAAACCGCGCATCGGCCGGCTGCTGGCCCAGGTTGCTGAGGCGGCTACTAGTATCGCGCCCCACCCACCGCCCCACGCCTGCCCTGGGCTCAAATCACTTCTGCTGCGTCGCAGCTTGTCCAACGGACCAACCCTCAAGCTAGCGCCATCTTGTCGGCTCCATCGCCACGTACGCCCCACGCGAAATCTCATGCAGCGGCACCGGCGCACCACCGTTCAGCAGGCTCATGAGCCGTCCCCTTCCGGACAGTTCACCCAGGTCCGATACGCCCGCTCGTACTCGGCCTTGCCGAACATGCCGACCTTGCACACCCGGTTGATCCGAGGAGGGTCTGCCTCTTCAGGGCCCGGCCTGCAATCAGTGCAATTGCGCGCATGAAGGCGCAACCGGGCGTAGTCGCGGAGCGCGATGCGGCGTGCTTCCGCCTTTGGTGACATCACCACTGGTTCAAGCGCTCCGATCGAACCAGCCGGACGCCGCCTCAGCACACTCGCTTCCGGACCCGTTTCCATGCCACTAGCATGATTTGGATCAAGAGCAGCCAACGGCGCAGAATAGTAGGCAACTTAGGGCGTGGATCAGTAGCCTGATGGTGATGACCAACGAGCGACTTGTTGCCCTGAGACTTCGCTCCGGCTGGACACAAGCCGAGGTAGCTGAGCTGGTGGGCGACGCGGTTCAGCAGGCTACTGGCCGCAGGCCGGCCGTAGACGCTCAGGCAAT contains:
- a CDS encoding histone-like nucleoid-structuring protein Lsr2; its protein translation is MPEPTDTRLDARTVRAWLRRNGVEISDRGRIPSDLIARYERAHGLDRIPDDQGRALPLLPHFLHGALLIRTDFSDDDAWLAVIAAVRAPTVEGFTAHIDICEDRAFADLPPDRLTAHLPNRHRHSVLFVVDAVTIRNPEHPLVAIGLDVTQPPVATLRIIPSAVQMIENNLTSTKMWFQDFVVQADPDGVLRLY
- a CDS encoding IS3 family transposase (programmed frameshift); its protein translation is MSNRKPYPADLRDRAVRLVLETEDQYPSRDAAVKSIAAKLGIGTAQSLRNWVRQAEVDAGARPGVSTAEAARIKALERENAELRRANEILKAAAKFLRGRARPATSTLVRFIDEHRDRFGGVEPICTTLTTHGCPIAPSTYYKFKKRPVSARALRDAELKALIAQVHADNYGVYGVRKVWRQLQRQGHQVARCTVERLMRELGLFGVVRGKKVRTTICDPAAERAPDLVKRAFVAAAPNRVWVADFTHVAAHAGIVYVAFVVDTYSRRIVGWSAATNKRTPLVLAALEMGIWQRDRAGQERNGLIHHSDAGSQYTSFRLAAHLAGEGIAASIGTVGDALDNALMESTIGLYKTELIKRLGPWRTLTDVELATAEWTDWYNNHRLHGEIGHVPPTEYETAFYQNQQTAKLTTQT
- a CDS encoding glycoside hydrolase family 65 protein gives rise to the protein MIQHPSYAVEPWSLRETELGLDVLGQSESVFALGNGHIGWRGNLDEGEPHGLPGSYLNGVYESRPLPYAEAGYGDPEAGQTVINVTNGKVIRLMVDDSPFDLRYGRCLGHERVLDFRTGLLEREVEWESPAGKRVKVRSARMVSLVQRSVAAIVYEVEAVDSELWVVIQSELVANEEIPRAAADPRAAAVLEAPLQPEEHSSRPAGGVLVHRTAVSGLRVAAAMDHQVQALPSLPSLKETVECFEDLARYTVTAMLQPGERLRLIKYVSYGWSQARSEPAVRAQAEAALAGAVQTGWDGLVAEQRAYLDDFWARADVEVEGDAEIQQAVRFALFHVLQAGARAEGRAIPAKGLTGTGYDGHAFWDTETFVLPVLTYTVPHAAADALRWRCDTLPQALERARQLGLKGAAFPWRTITGAECSGYWPAGTAAFHVGADIADAVTRYISATGDTEFEKTTGLELLIHTARLWRSLGHHDPQGRFRIDGVTGPDEYSAIADNNVYTNLMAQHNLTCAAQVAERYPDKALHHGVDAEEAASWRDAATAMYIPYDPATGIHPQSDGFTTHETWDFTNTTPEQYPLLLHFPYFDLYRKQVVKQADLVLAMHLRPAAFTDEQKTRNFDYYETLTVRDSSLSACSQAVIAAEVGHLQLAGDYLAEAALMDLDDLEHNTRDGLHMASLAGSWIALVAGLAGMREHNGTLCFKPRLPAGITRLAVNLCVRGSRLRVEVTGDAVSYQLVEGDALHLLHHDEPIEVGEGASVTRAIPRIAPTTPPRQPVGRAPLRREATG
- a CDS encoding beta-phosphoglucomutase family hydrolase → MDDTSAKTGLPKQIKACLFDLDGVLTETATVHARAWKEMFDAFLRSRPGPFVPFDPVADYDTYVDGKTRADGTRSFLASRHIELPDGSPDDPPSAETVNGLGNAKNEIVLRLLDSDGVHVYAGSVRYLKAVQAAGLHRAVVSSSANCESVLKAAGIADLFEVRVDGVTIEKEHLPGKPAPDTYLAAAEALGVKPDEAAVFEDALAGVRAGEAGKFGFVVGVDRAGQAQALRDAGADTVVTDLAELLGKADQS